Within Anopheles ziemanni chromosome 2, idAnoZiCoDA_A2_x.2, whole genome shotgun sequence, the genomic segment AAACGGGAGGTACCGTGGGAGGGGACCGAGTGGGGCGGACGGAATGCAATCGGTGTTTCGACGAGCCGGCACATTTGACCGGCATCAGTCAATCAAGGCGGATCAGAGCGAACCGACGCGGTTCGCCGAGCTGGGAACGGGGTCGCCGGGCGTTGCGATGTCGATGTCGGATGGCCTGCGGTTCGGCGAATGGGCGGTGTGTTTCTGGGTGGCAGAGCAAGCAAGTTGTTTGTCGGAAAAGGGTCTTCCTTTTGTGGCCGACCGTCCGGCAAGTTCTGGATCTGGAGAGTCGCTTGCGCGGAAGCGCCGATTAGACTCAATCATCTGGACACGAGACACAGATGGTGCATGGGgatcgatgacgacgacgacgatcgtAGCCTGACTGCCTGAACACAACACTCTCCCCCCACCGTACGGGTCTGATGAGGTGAAGATTCTTAGAAACTGATAGCGAATCAGTAAACACGGACACGCGCAATCAGCCTAGCGTCGGATTCAGTCTCCGTCGTGTTGTTCAACCGATCAGATGCAACAAGAGAAAAGTCCTCACAAACCGCTACGATGACAGGGAACGTTGCCTCCAAGAGTGCTTTTACGTGCGGGATCGCGCTGTTATTGCTTGCCTCGATCAACGTCAGCCTAGCGAATCCTATTCAGGAGTGTCCAGATGAGCGTCCTCAGGCTCCGGACGGCTGGCAGCCACGTACACCGGAGCAAACGCTCTACGCGTACGTCCGCTGCTTGAACGACTCGTCCGCCAGCGTCGAGATGAAGATCCGCTGGGTCATGTGGCAGCCGGACGCGTCTCCCGAAAGCCAGTGCTACGTGAAGTGCGTCACCGAGGACCTTCGGCTGTACGATCCCCGGTCGCGCCAATTCGTCCCGGACCGGTTCGAGCAGCAGGCCCGGGCATTCCACGAGTCACCGGACGATCTCGCAACGATGTACGCGGACGCGACGCAACTTCTGGCGGGAACGCTGGCGGATAGCGAGTGCTCGACGGTGTTCGCCAAGTACGCACCCTTCTACGCCGTGCACCAGGAGCGCATCCTGGACATCTTCCACGGTGATCTACGCAAAATTCTCGTCACCTACAAGCAGCTCGGGGCGCGGGTGAAACAGATCGGCCAGAGCTTCGTCGACTACTGCGAGCGGCGGTACGAGTTCGAGTGGGCGGCCGAAGAGGCCAAACCGTGCCCGAATCGAACCGCCGTCGACTGCATTCTGCGCGGATTCCGATGGATCACCGAAGAGGGCACTGTAAACGTAAGTGACGGGTGATAGGCCGTATCGACTTGAGCGTTCGTTAGAAGTATTAAATCTTTGTTGCTTCATGCCTAGGTCGCGGTGATAGAGCGAGATTACCAGGGATTTGAGGTGGCCCGGTCCGAGCTGGAACAGTGTCAGGATGTGGACGCGCTGTACCAGTGTCTGCGAGCGATCAACGCCGAGGCTCTTTCGGGTGTGATACGTCAGCGGAACGCGCAGACGGCGTACTATTTCGATCAGACGTCCCAGGATGAGCCATGGAAGTCGGCGGTGGAGTACGGTCAGTCTCGACTGAATCGAACGCCTTAGCTTCAGCTGAGATATTTTCAGATGTAATATTTAATGTTCAAtaaatttttcgtttccagAAGAGAAGGTCTCTTAGTAATTCTCAATG encodes:
- the LOC131294444 gene encoding 37 kDa salivary gland allergen Aed a 2-like translates to MTGNVASKSAFTCGIALLLLASINVSLANPIQECPDERPQAPDGWQPRTPEQTLYAYVRCLNDSSASVEMKIRWVMWQPDASPESQCYVKCVTEDLRLYDPRSRQFVPDRFEQQARAFHESPDDLATMYADATQLLAGTLADSECSTVFAKYAPFYAVHQERILDIFHGDLRKILVTYKQLGARVKQIGQSFVDYCERRYEFEWAAEEAKPCPNRTAVDCILRGFRWITEEGTVNVAVIERDYQGFEVARSELEQCQDVDALYQCLRAINAEALSGVIRQRNAQTAYYFDQTSQDEPWKSAVEYGQSRLNRTP